GGCTTAAAAGAATGGGCAAAATAAACAAGCCCTTTTACAGAATTGTATGTCTTGATTCTCGCAAAAAGAGAGATGGTGCTTATCTTGAAGCAATTGGATATTACGATCCCAAAACAGATCCGCTTACACTGAAAGTGGATACTGATAAAG
The Candidatus Cloacimonadota bacterium genome window above contains:
- the rpsP gene encoding 30S ribosomal protein S16 — protein: MVKLRLKRMGKINKPFYRIVCLDSRKKRDGAYLEAIGYYDPKTDPLTLKVDTDKALYWLGKGAQPSDTVHSLLKKVGVMQKFHESKFGVNETAEKE